Proteins encoded within one genomic window of Rhodobacteraceae bacterium LMO-JJ12:
- a CDS encoding GtrA family protein codes for MLGQVFRFALVGGMATLLHMLVGVTLIDAGWPALWANAISFLIAFLVSFTGHYGFSFPEQPASLMTSFMRYVLVACGGFAANETLLGLFIWFDMGSDISGLILSTGLAAVLTFFLSRSWAFRGASSVTID; via the coding sequence ATGTTGGGCCAGGTTTTTCGTTTTGCCCTGGTGGGCGGTATGGCGACGCTGCTGCACATGCTTGTCGGTGTGACGCTTATTGATGCCGGTTGGCCCGCATTGTGGGCCAATGCAATATCGTTTCTGATCGCATTTCTGGTCAGCTTCACCGGACATTACGGGTTTTCCTTTCCCGAGCAACCAGCGTCTCTGATGACATCGTTCATGCGTTATGTGCTGGTTGCCTGCGGTGGGTTTGCGGCTAATGAAACGCTGCTCGGCCTGTTTATCTGGTTCGATATGGGCTCGGATATCTCGGGGCTGATCTTGTCCACGGGTCTCGCCGCCGTGCTGACCTTTTTCCTCAGCAGAAGCTGGGCTTTCCGCGGCGCATCTTCCGTCACGATCGATTAA